A genome region from Oncorhynchus gorbuscha isolate QuinsamMale2020 ecotype Even-year linkage group LG26, OgorEven_v1.0, whole genome shotgun sequence includes the following:
- the LOC124015344 gene encoding uncharacterized protein LOC124015344, translating into MVIPALDLSMDLPWTPSSSSSSSSSTSCSWSSVVINVADLTAASTCRSVRFSLGPSHGPSEVTSHRTGASTRNPTPFPSPLSSEETLENEEEDDNPRRYCSTSEDGDREDWDRPRSDPLRSVFGLYHSFIFSQVHRDSQRSLSEVILPSIQRRPKKMRPIILSADTRLIMAIVEIIIKQINARLGQLALKGGASQGAEAPSMSISSASSQFAEQMLRTITTTMNGHTMGQMVLTRLSGKSPLDIERRLETELGPLAGQVIVATISSIQTAKSNAQTGHEVRVSSPFTYFLSAVSAEVQSLVLQRSGTRMSARQSGSDHLLNLSRAKITRAVELKMAEMHGGSLWNWTLTEQNIQPSHDRITAMSSDLVDLVVDDTLEALGYLENQALSGPQTAGSLTGIEGLDIDGVARDMVRKAAQKLKASMSEFELERGSRSSQGSSGPSNHSPLSRSHSDLRMLCVRSAVAVKTALQVIKTELDSNSEEFFDPCQMAGNILARLALSVESIDNLEIGEMLQGRSAIMEPEAVREHPDISSTAIYHSLLIDCPFPPSERVQETIILSHSLISQDVTTQGEKQHPADLQTDSLTAEYLAKAQQVVTQVIRDASLTVDILSAHVSSRNIAEASTSILESLLVDLNEAIEVSRSRGSKFWEQVQLSSQKLYSTAMDKLESLYTGCHLTNERDHQDTHVTADKIKDMEVSTNNDLKDPTVAVSQESVRRSAKKILTKVLNVIKAGVAGSEHSSMGEQMAENCQLATEMLDSILNRLEDDEPDVGEEDHLHVISIRDVYQDVSSKTSQVCMVGSSQAMDPLTDDVSAATSVHDIVHRSERCLSQATSTHRSGISQASSDFVVEYMSELHSNHPDTALPVRCTSTAVADTETRHVPSARVKKKSQGRRFSCCPKLPTVRIKVFKSRVEPESHLTQKELPSQRFSTSRVALDDDHVVPFIPQLEDDLPPAQESCKRPLLVRVFRAISRAISKPFKGCAFCKKN; encoded by the exons CTCAGAGGAGACTTTGGAAAATGAGGAAGAGGATGACAACCCAAGAAGATATTGTTCCACGTCTGAGGACGGAGATAGAGAGGATTGGGATAGACCCCGCTCAGACCCACTGAGGTCTGTGTTCGGACTGTATCACAGCTTCATCTTCAGTCAGGTTCACAGAGACTCCCAGAGGTCCCTGAGTGAGGTCATACTGCCATCCATCCAGAGGAGACCAAAGAAGATGAGGCCTATTATTCTGTCTGCGGACACCAGGCTGATCATGGCCATTGTGGAGATCATTATCAAACAGATCAATGCCAGACTAGGCCAGCTCGCGCTGAAAGGAGGTGCCAGTCAGGGAGCCGAAGCTCCTTCAATGAGCATCAGCTCAGCGAGCAGTCAGTTTGCTGAACAGATGCTGCGGACAATCACAACCACAATGAATGGCCATACCATGGGACAGATGGTGCTCACTCGGCTGTCTGGAAAGTCCCCTCTGGACATTGAGAGGAGGCTTGAGACCGAGTTAGGACCACTGGCAGGTCAGGTCATTGTTGCAACCATCAGCAGCATCCAGACGGCGAAGAGCAACGCTCAGACAGGACATGAGGTTCGGGTGTCCTCCCCTTTCACCTACTTCCTGTCAGCAGTGTCAGCCGAGGTGCAGAGTCTGGTGCTCCAGAGATCAGGGACCAGGATGTCAGccagacagtcaggcagcgacCACCTGCTGAACCTGTCTCGGGCAAAGATCACCAGGGCCGTCGAGCTGAAAATGGCTGAAATGCACGGAGGATCCCTGTGGAATTGGACTCTGACAGAACAGAATATCCAGCCAAGTCATGACAGAATCACTGCCATGTCCAGTGATTTGGTGGATTTGGTGGTCGATGATACCCTGGAGGCCCTTGGATATCTAGAGAACCAGGCATTATCCGGGCCCCAGACCGCTGGCTCTCTGACAGGGATTGAAGGCCTCGACATTGATGGTGTGGCAAGGGACATGGTCCGGAAAGCTGCACAAAAACTCAAGGCCTCCATGTCTGAGTTTGAGCTGGAGCGGGGATCCAGATCCTCACAGGGCAGCAGTGGTCCCTCGAACCACTCACCTCTGTCTCGCTCCCACTCCGACCTAAGGATGCTGTGTGTCCGGTCAGCAGTGGCAGTCAAAACTGCCCTGCAAGTGATAAAAACAGAGCTTGACAGCAACTCAGAGGAGTTCTTTGATCCGTGCCAGATGGCTGGAAACATTCTAGCACGTCTAGCGTTGAGTGTCGAGAGCATCGACAATCTGGAGATTGGTGAGATGCTCCAGGGCCGCTCAGCAATCATGGAGCCGGAGGCTGTGAGAGAACACCCAGACATATCTTCCACTGCCATCTACCATTCCCTGCTCATTGATTGTCCATTCCCACCATCAGAGAGGGTTCAGGAAACAATTATCCTAAGCCATTCACTCATTTCACAGGATGTGACCACACAGGGAGAAAAGCAGCATCCTGCTGACCTCCAGACCGACAGCCTAACGGCAGAATACCTTGCCAAGGCACAACAGGTAGTGACTCAGGTCATAAGAGATGCTTCTTTGACCGTGGACATCCTGTCAGCCCACGTCTCCTCAAGGAACATTGCTGAGGCCTCAACTAGCATTCTTGAGTCCCTTCTAGTGGACTTAAACGAGGCAATTGAGGTGAGTAGGTCAAGGGGGAGCAAGTTCTGGGAACAGGTCCAGTTATCCTCCCAGAAACTTTACAGCACAGCTATGGACAAGCTGGAGAGTTTGTACACTGGTTGCCACCTCACCAACGAGCGAGACCACCAGGATACCCATGTAACCGCTGACAAAATCAAGGACATGGAAGTGTCTACCAACAATGACCTCAAAGACCCAACAGTTGCAGTCAGCCAGGAGTCAGTCAGACGCAGCGCCAAGAAGATCCTCACAAAGGTTCTGAATGTGATCAAGGCCGGAGTAGCTGGCTCAGAGCACTCATCTATGGGCGAGCAGATGGCCGAAAATTGTCAACTGGCCACGGAGATGTTGGACTCCATTCTGAACAGACTAGAAGATGATGAGCCTGATGTGGGTGAAGAGGATCATCTTCATGTGATCTCGATCCGTGATGTCTACCAGGATGTCTCATCTAAAACCTCTCAGGTTTGTATGGTGGGGAGTAGCCAGGCGATGGACCCGCTGACCGATGATGTGTCTGCCGCGACCTCTGTGCATG ATATTGTGCACAGGTCAGAGAGATGTCTCTCTCAGGCCACAAGTACCCACAGGTCCGGCATTAGCCAGGCCTCCAGTGACTTTGTTGTTGAGTACATGTCTGAGCTCCATTCCAACCACCCTGACACTGCATTGCCTGTGAGGTGCACTTCTACAGCTGTTGCCGATACAGAGACTCGCCACGTCCCTTCTGCCAGAGTGAAGAAGAAGAGCCAGGGCCGGAGGTTCAGTTGCTGCCCAAAGTTGCCAACGGTCAGGATCAAG GTGTTCAAGAGCAGAGTGGAACCAGAGAGCCACCTCACTCAAAAAGAGCTGCCTTCGCAGCGTTTCAGCACCTCTCGAGTTGCGCTGG ATGATGATCATGTTGTCCCATTCATTCCTCAACTTGAGGACGACCTGCCACCAGCACAGGAGTCCTGTAAACGTCCCCTGTTGGTCAGGGTGTTCCGGGCCATTTCCAGAGCCATCTCGAAACCATTCAAGGGCTGTGCTTTTTGCAAGAAGAATTAG